The proteins below are encoded in one region of Candidatus Dadabacteria bacterium:
- a CDS encoding FAD-binding oxidoreductase — protein MSHVTELSKMVSASHVPVSGDTGLDVPEFGFSPEVILYPETVEEISRVLGFASQKGIRVFPFAGGTKLFLGNPVGAVGAALSLKRLGRLLFHEPSDMVSTVECGMEVREFQNAVGRENQLFPVDPPGLDSGATVGGLLSTNLCGPMSTRYGTCRELVLGVRAVRADGEIINLGGKVVKNVAGYDIPKLMAGSLGTLCVLAEATFRLYPRQQFSRTLVLGFDNHVSCSRAAGAILAADVVPTCFEILDEELSSEFAAAPGAKRSILLRFDSFEEAVIEQIKQVSEITSGDFASFIEMDNQDSQELWDSAREFPFPSGASFSSKLTLPVTASIEILSDIESNPALSGVTVRCLSRPARGVALVSVSGGDEEAVRAAHSLENLADSLEGRIMFSGVRRELRERIKAWGDFGEALFLMKNIKRRFDPGNILPGEKIFDAD, from the coding sequence ATGTCTCACGTAACAGAACTCTCCAAGATGGTTTCAGCTTCCCATGTTCCCGTTTCCGGGGATACGGGTTTAGATGTTCCCGAATTCGGCTTCTCTCCCGAAGTAATTCTCTATCCCGAAACCGTCGAGGAGATATCCCGGGTCCTCGGATTTGCTTCACAGAAGGGCATCCGTGTTTTTCCTTTTGCGGGGGGCACCAAGCTTTTTCTCGGCAACCCGGTCGGCGCGGTCGGCGCGGCGCTTTCACTCAAGCGTCTCGGCAGGCTTCTGTTTCATGAGCCTTCTGACATGGTTTCCACGGTCGAATGCGGGATGGAGGTGAGAGAGTTTCAGAATGCAGTTGGGCGCGAAAACCAGCTTTTTCCCGTGGATCCGCCCGGTCTTGACTCCGGAGCCACTGTGGGGGGGCTTTTGTCGACGAATCTTTGCGGTCCAATGAGCACCAGATACGGCACGTGTAGAGAGCTTGTCTTGGGAGTCAGGGCCGTGAGGGCTGACGGTGAGATCATAAACTTGGGAGGGAAAGTAGTTAAAAACGTAGCGGGTTATGATATTCCCAAGCTTATGGCAGGTTCGCTCGGCACCCTGTGTGTATTGGCGGAAGCGACTTTCAGATTATACCCACGCCAGCAATTCTCAAGAACCCTGGTTCTGGGTTTTGACAATCATGTTTCCTGTTCCCGGGCAGCCGGAGCGATACTTGCTGCGGATGTTGTTCCCACATGCTTTGAAATACTTGACGAGGAACTCTCTTCGGAATTTGCGGCGGCACCGGGGGCTAAAAGAAGTATCCTGCTTAGATTCGACAGCTTCGAAGAGGCAGTTATCGAGCAGATAAAACAGGTGAGCGAGATAACCTCTGGTGATTTTGCCTCCTTCATCGAGATGGACAATCAGGATTCACAGGAGTTATGGGATTCGGCAAGGGAATTTCCGTTTCCGTCCGGGGCAAGTTTTTCCTCGAAGCTCACCCTCCCCGTAACTGCCTCAATCGAGATTCTCTCCGATATTGAGAGCAATCCGGCACTCTCGGGGGTCACAGTGCGCTGCCTTTCGAGGCCCGCCAGAGGGGTTGCGCTTGTTTCGGTAAGCGGTGGAGATGAAGAGGCTGTCAGGGCGGCACATTCTCTTGAGAATCTTGCCGATTCGCTCGAGGGCCGTATCATGTTCTCGGGGGTCCGCCGCGAACTCAGGGAGAGGATAAAAGCGTGGGGAGATTTTGGAGAGGCGCTTTTTCTTATGAAGAACATAAAACGGCGTTTTGATCCGGGAAACATTCTGCCCGGCGAAAAAATATTCGATGCAGACTGA
- a CDS encoding FAD-binding protein, with translation MDSQAVKRTDRWKSRIASELVGILGAGAVISAKDELIAYESDGLTGYRVTPLFVVLPSSAEEVSLVVKLCNREKIPFVPRGAGTGLSGGALPSREGIVVSLSRMNRILDVDIPNRVVVVEPGVVNISVTDAVSAEGFYYAPDPSSQIVCTIGGNVAENSGGVHCLKYGVTTNHVLGVEMVLPDGAVVTLGGPTPESLGYDLLSLVVGSEGLLGIVTKVFLRIIKKPQMVKTLLASFERIEDAGASVSAIISSGVIPAGMEIMDNLSINAVETTVGAGYPRDAGAILLVELDGPGAEVSAQVPAVTGILRENGAIEIKLAADENERQLFWKGRKSAFAAMGKISPGYYVQDGVIPRSSLARVLGEIGELGRRYGLRVANVFHAGDGNLHPLVLYDPEVEGESEKAEELSGEILRVCVDVGGSITGEHGVGFDKKMFLPLMFSEQEIDTMNLVRCAFDEEGLCNPGKVFPTPRTCVEPGMQKRGSETAPAKEMGELF, from the coding sequence ATGGACTCGCAAGCTGTAAAAAGAACCGACAGATGGAAATCCCGTATCGCCTCGGAACTTGTGGGAATCCTGGGAGCCGGGGCGGTTATATCAGCCAAGGATGAGCTGATCGCTTATGAAAGCGACGGGCTTACGGGATACAGGGTAACACCTCTTTTCGTTGTTCTCCCTTCAAGTGCGGAGGAAGTCTCCCTAGTTGTAAAACTCTGCAATCGCGAGAAGATTCCTTTTGTTCCGAGAGGGGCGGGAACCGGCCTCTCTGGCGGCGCTCTTCCCAGTCGCGAGGGAATAGTGGTATCACTTTCAAGAATGAACAGGATTCTTGACGTGGATATCCCGAACCGCGTTGTTGTGGTCGAGCCCGGAGTGGTCAATATTTCCGTAACCGATGCCGTGAGTGCCGAGGGATTTTACTACGCTCCCGATCCTTCAAGCCAGATCGTGTGCACAATAGGGGGCAATGTCGCGGAGAATTCTGGTGGAGTTCATTGTCTTAAGTATGGAGTCACGACCAACCATGTGCTCGGAGTGGAGATGGTTCTGCCCGACGGAGCAGTGGTCACGCTTGGAGGTCCTACCCCGGAGAGTCTCGGATATGATCTTCTTTCGCTTGTGGTCGGAAGCGAGGGGCTCTTGGGCATAGTGACCAAGGTCTTTTTGAGAATAATAAAAAAACCTCAGATGGTTAAAACTCTTCTTGCCTCGTTTGAGAGAATCGAGGACGCCGGGGCGTCGGTTTCCGCGATCATTTCTTCCGGGGTTATTCCCGCGGGAATGGAAATCATGGACAATCTCAGCATAAACGCCGTGGAAACCACGGTAGGTGCCGGATACCCCAGGGACGCAGGAGCCATTCTTCTCGTGGAGCTTGACGGACCCGGGGCAGAGGTTAGCGCACAGGTTCCTGCCGTAACCGGGATACTTCGGGAAAACGGTGCGATTGAAATAAAGCTGGCGGCGGATGAAAACGAGAGACAGCTTTTCTGGAAGGGGCGTAAAAGCGCTTTTGCCGCCATGGGGAAAATAAGTCCCGGATACTATGTACAGGACGGCGTAATTCCCAGGAGCAGCTTGGCTAGGGTGCTTGGAGAGATAGGGGAGCTCGGCAGACGGTACGGTCTTCGGGTTGCTAACGTCTTTCATGCGGGAGACGGGAATCTTCATCCGCTGGTGCTTTATGATCCCGAAGTTGAGGGGGAATCCGAGAAAGCCGAGGAACTTTCCGGCGAAATTCTCAGGGTATGCGTTGATGTCGGCGGCAGTATTACGGGAGAACACGGTGTGGGTTTTGATAAGAAGATGTTTCTTCCGCTTATGTTCAGCGAACAGGAAATAGACACGATGAATCTCGTGCGGTGCGCTTTTGACGAAGAGGGGCTCTGCAATCCCGGCAAGGTGTTCCCGACTCCTAGAACGTGCGTTGAGCCCGGGATGCAAAAACGAGGTTCCGAAACTGCTCCCGCGAAGGAAATGGGGGAGCTTTTCTAG
- a CDS encoding threonylcarbamoyl-AMP synthase, with the protein MSEPGEREKLTETIKETDPLVFDKLSECLKGGGVIVYPTETLYGIGCLAFDREACRRIVRIKQRSGGEGLIVLVSDEEMLDRHFHVPGDLLERYSRSQKPLTLILHPKSVFPQEVSGGRDSVAARISTSPFAKEILRRVGEPVTSTSANISGRGNSNRFADIRRDFPSGIDVIVDSGNLPPSMGSAIVNLTTTSPEIIREGDLSVTEIEKILHG; encoded by the coding sequence ATATCGGAACCCGGGGAACGCGAAAAATTGACTGAAACCATCAAAGAAACCGATCCGCTCGTATTTGATAAGCTATCCGAATGTCTTAAGGGCGGAGGGGTGATCGTATACCCGACCGAAACTCTCTACGGGATCGGCTGTCTTGCGTTTGATCGGGAGGCCTGCCGGAGAATAGTAAGGATAAAACAAAGATCCGGAGGCGAGGGCCTTATAGTCCTCGTAAGTGATGAGGAGATGCTTGATCGTCACTTCCATGTTCCCGGCGACCTGCTCGAAAGATACTCCCGCAGCCAAAAACCCCTAACGCTCATACTGCATCCGAAATCCGTTTTCCCACAAGAGGTGTCGGGAGGAAGAGACTCGGTCGCGGCAAGAATCTCCACTTCCCCTTTCGCAAAAGAGATCCTTCGTCGCGTGGGAGAACCCGTAACCTCTACGAGCGCGAACATAAGCGGCAGGGGCAACTCAAACCGGTTTGCTGATATCCGCAGGGATTTTCCGAGCGGGATTGATGTTATCGTTGATTCTGGTAACCTTCCACCCTCAATGGGTTCAGCGATAGTGAACCTGACGACCACGTCACCCGAGATTATCAGAGAGGGCGATCTTTCCGTAACCGAAATAGAGAAGATTCTTCATGGCTGA